A genomic segment from Paenibacillus sp. FSL K6-1096 encodes:
- a CDS encoding DUF423 domain-containing protein has protein sequence MQRRLIGWGAVLAMLSVGIGAFGSHILKPVISEDYLKVYETGVQYHMAHALALVLIGLAAGQWGDSTRLRWAGRLIGAGILLFSGSLYILSTSGIKILGAITPLGGVCFLAGWICFAAEAFARKR, from the coding sequence ATGCAACGAAGATTGATCGGCTGGGGAGCTGTGCTGGCGATGCTGTCCGTAGGAATCGGGGCGTTCGGCTCGCACATTCTGAAGCCTGTGATCAGTGAGGATTATCTGAAGGTGTACGAGACGGGGGTGCAGTACCATATGGCCCACGCCCTGGCGCTGGTGCTCATCGGCCTGGCCGCAGGCCAGTGGGGCGACAGCACCCGTCTGCGCTGGGCGGGAAGGCTGATCGGAGCCGGAATTCTGCTCTTCTCCGGGAGTCTGTACATTCTCAGTACCTCAGGCATCAAAATCCTTGGAGCCATCACCCCCCTTGGAGGCGTGTGTTTCCTTGCGGGCTGGATCTGCTTTGCTGCTGAAGCCTTCGCCCGCAAGCGGTGA